In Candidatus Eremiobacteraceae bacterium, a genomic segment contains:
- a CDS encoding ABC transporter ATP-binding protein, producing the protein MEDASSGAPSSVPAIEVRALRKVYAMGGVDVAALAGVDLRVDTGEFLAVMGPSGSGKSTFMNIIGCLDTPTSGTYLFEGEDVSRLSRDQLAAIRSKRLGFVFQGFNLLARSSALENVELPLTYAGIEAQERHARARAALEAVGLVNRLDHLPTELSGGQQQRVAIARALVNDPAMILADEPTGNLDSRSSEEIMAIFKSLNESRHITIVIVTHEPDIATWARRVVVFRDGLVVDDHAKVAVGSTS; encoded by the coding sequence ATGGAAGACGCATCGAGCGGCGCTCCGAGCAGCGTTCCCGCGATCGAAGTCCGCGCGCTCCGCAAAGTCTATGCTATGGGCGGCGTCGACGTCGCGGCGCTTGCCGGCGTGGATCTTCGCGTGGACACCGGGGAGTTTCTCGCCGTCATGGGTCCATCCGGCTCGGGAAAATCCACCTTCATGAACATCATCGGCTGCTTGGACACGCCGACGTCGGGCACGTATCTTTTCGAAGGCGAAGACGTGTCGAGGCTCTCGCGCGACCAGCTCGCCGCGATACGGAGCAAGCGTCTCGGATTCGTGTTCCAAGGATTCAATCTGCTCGCGCGCAGCTCGGCGCTTGAAAACGTCGAGCTGCCTCTGACCTATGCGGGCATCGAAGCGCAGGAACGGCATGCTCGTGCGCGAGCCGCGCTCGAAGCCGTGGGGCTTGTCAACCGGCTGGACCATCTTCCCACCGAGCTCTCGGGCGGTCAGCAGCAACGCGTGGCGATCGCGCGCGCGCTGGTCAACGACCCGGCCATGATCTTGGCGGACGAGCCGACGGGCAATCTCGACAGTCGCAGCAGCGAGGAGATCATGGCGATCTTCAAATCGCTCAACGAATCACGTCATATCACCATCGTGATCGTCACCCACGAACCGGATATCGCCACGTGGGCC
- a CDS encoding efflux RND transporter periplasmic adaptor subunit, which produces MKRSWIVGLAIVAAAIIVWIIIGAVNKQAAAPRYLTAPVKYADINATIEETGTVIPVDEVNVGTQVSGTIATLSVDYNSIVHKGETLATLDPTSFEAASTQANAALNAADATAGAAAASADQSAASIRSADATAMQAQANANAAVAAVGKAQAQVALSHATIARDQDLLAKGYISQSQMDTDTAANSANVADLRSANAALAAARAQAVAAAAQRDATIQQHNASTFQASAASAQSQAAQGQAQQAAYNLSKTTITSPIDGIVVSRAVSVGQTVAASFSTPTLFVIASSLKDMEVDVSVSEADVGQLKAGATASISVPAYPNVTFHGAVTQVRVNPNTVQNVVTYDAIVAVHDASARLKPGMTADVLIAISARKHVLVVPTAALLFKGGGQGASNAGAGAQSSPGFGPANATTAAPAIAGAPGSTVTVWTLVNGRPHPVQIVIGLTDGRNFEIASGDLSEGDKVIVGQLQAHHFSGGTTPVGGGGGRFGG; this is translated from the coding sequence GTGAAACGGTCATGGATAGTCGGTCTGGCGATAGTGGCGGCGGCCATCATCGTATGGATCATCATCGGCGCGGTCAACAAACAGGCGGCCGCGCCGCGCTATCTGACCGCGCCGGTCAAGTACGCGGACATCAATGCGACCATCGAAGAGACCGGAACCGTCATTCCGGTCGATGAGGTCAACGTCGGCACCCAAGTCTCCGGCACGATCGCCACGCTGAGCGTCGACTACAATTCTATCGTTCACAAAGGCGAAACGCTCGCCACGCTCGATCCCACGAGTTTCGAGGCCGCCTCCACTCAGGCCAACGCAGCACTGAACGCTGCCGACGCCACCGCCGGTGCGGCGGCTGCAAGCGCCGATCAGTCGGCGGCGTCCATCCGAAGCGCGGACGCAACGGCCATGCAGGCTCAAGCAAACGCCAACGCCGCCGTCGCAGCTGTTGGGAAAGCCCAGGCGCAGGTCGCGCTTTCGCACGCGACCATCGCGCGCGATCAGGATCTGCTCGCGAAGGGTTACATCTCACAGAGCCAGATGGACACAGATACCGCGGCGAACAGCGCGAACGTCGCCGACTTACGGTCGGCGAACGCCGCGCTCGCCGCCGCGCGCGCACAAGCGGTCGCCGCCGCCGCGCAAAGAGACGCCACGATCCAGCAGCACAATGCCTCCACGTTTCAAGCCAGCGCCGCAAGCGCGCAATCGCAAGCGGCACAAGGACAGGCCCAACAGGCTGCCTACAACCTATCGAAAACCACGATAACGAGTCCCATCGACGGCATCGTCGTCTCGCGCGCGGTCAGCGTCGGCCAGACGGTCGCGGCGTCGTTTTCCACTCCTACGCTCTTCGTGATCGCGTCGTCGCTCAAAGATATGGAAGTCGACGTATCGGTGAGCGAGGCCGACGTCGGCCAGCTCAAAGCCGGCGCAACGGCTTCGATCAGCGTACCGGCGTATCCAAACGTCACGTTTCACGGCGCCGTGACGCAAGTGCGCGTCAACCCGAACACGGTGCAGAACGTGGTGACGTACGACGCGATCGTTGCAGTCCATGACGCGTCCGCGCGGCTGAAACCCGGTATGACGGCCGATGTCCTGATCGCGATCTCTGCGCGCAAACACGTCCTGGTCGTGCCCACCGCCGCCCTGCTGTTCAAGGGCGGAGGACAGGGTGCGAGCAACGCCGGCGCCGGCGCGCAATCAAGCCCAGGCTTCGGCCCGGCAAATGCGACAACCGCGGCACCGGCGATCGCCGGGGCCCCGGGAAGCACCGTCACGGTGTGGACGCTCGTCAACGGGCGACCGCATCCGGTTCAGATCGTCATCGGCTTGACCGACGGCCGCAACTTCGAGATCGCAAGCGGCGATTTGAGCGAAGGCGATAAAGTGATCGTCGGGCAGCTGCAGGCGCATCACTTCAGCGGCGGCACCACACCGGTCGGCGGCGGCGGCGGCAGGTTCGGCGGATGA
- a CDS encoding peroxiredoxin, with protein MALTIGSTAPDFEAETTEGKIRFHEWIGDGWAVLFSHPKDFTPVCTTELGYMAKIKPEFDKRNTKIIGLSVDPISDHARWASDIKETQGHAPNYPMIGDTDLKIAKSWGMLPADVEGDASGRTAADNATVRNVFIVGPDKKIKLILVYPMTTGRNFDEVLRVLDSLQLTAKHKVATPVNWKNGEKVIIAGSVSNDEAKQTYPQGWESPRPYIRIVPQPGKS; from the coding sequence ATGGCGCTCACGATTGGCAGCACCGCCCCCGATTTCGAGGCCGAGACGACCGAAGGCAAGATCCGTTTTCACGAATGGATCGGCGACGGATGGGCCGTGCTGTTCTCGCATCCGAAAGATTTCACGCCGGTTTGCACGACCGAACTCGGCTACATGGCGAAGATCAAGCCCGAGTTCGACAAGCGCAACACCAAGATCATCGGACTGAGCGTCGATCCGATATCCGATCACGCGCGCTGGGCCAGCGATATCAAAGAAACGCAGGGCCACGCCCCAAACTATCCGATGATCGGCGACACCGATCTGAAGATAGCGAAATCGTGGGGCATGCTTCCCGCCGACGTCGAAGGCGACGCGTCTGGGCGCACAGCCGCCGATAACGCCACGGTTCGAAACGTCTTCATCGTCGGCCCGGACAAAAAGATCAAGCTCATTCTCGTCTATCCGATGACCACCGGCCGTAACTTCGACGAAGTGCTGCGCGTGCTCGATTCGCTGCAGCTGACGGCGAAGCATAAGGTGGCGACGCCGGTCAACTGGAAGAACGGCGAAAAGGTCATCATCGCCGGATCCGTTTCCAACGACGAGGCGAAACAGACATATCCGCAAGGTTGGGAGTCCCCACGGCCGTACATCCGCATAGTGCCGCAACCCGGAAAGTCATAG
- a CDS encoding YceI family protein — MKLTIQILPAVIIFAAAAMAADQTPNSHVHAIDVARSHMTVSVYKEGIFAFAADNHVVNASIASGWFNDESKAVDVRVDATKMQVLDPKMPSNRRDQVQANMIGPEVLDAAHYTLIEFRSSKIATTDGDNWSVAGDLTLHGQTHPLTFSVTRIDAAHFKGTATVRQSTFGISPIRIAGGTVRVKDDVKVEFEISL, encoded by the coding sequence ATGAAACTCACCATCCAAATTCTTCCGGCGGTCATCATTTTCGCTGCCGCCGCGATGGCGGCAGATCAAACGCCGAATAGCCACGTGCACGCCATCGATGTCGCGCGTTCTCACATGACCGTCTCCGTCTATAAGGAAGGCATCTTCGCTTTCGCCGCGGACAATCATGTGGTGAATGCGTCAATCGCATCGGGTTGGTTCAACGACGAGTCGAAAGCGGTTGACGTTCGAGTTGACGCGACCAAGATGCAGGTGCTCGATCCGAAGATGCCTTCCAACCGGCGTGACCAAGTTCAAGCCAACATGATCGGACCGGAAGTCCTCGATGCGGCCCACTACACGCTCATCGAATTCCGATCATCGAAGATCGCGACGACGGATGGCGACAATTGGTCGGTGGCCGGTGACCTGACGCTGCACGGTCAGACGCACCCGCTCACGTTTTCCGTGACGCGAATCGACGCGGCGCATTTCAAGGGCACAGCAACAGTGCGCCAATCCACATTTGGTATCTCGCCGATCCGCATCGCGGGCGGCACCGTCAGAGTAAAGGACGACGTCAAAGTAGAATTCGAAATCTCCTTGTAA
- a CDS encoding acyl-CoA dehydrogenase family protein, whose product MAISSSDNGLNFELPEDLKLLKRSIREFVEKELWPLTDHLEQHDEIPKSALDKMKEMGLFGLPFSEEYGGAGIGEFGYCVALEELGRASSAFSNVLGAHCSIGVMALYLDGSDALKKRYMPTLCAGEKLGCFALSEPAAGSDAANIQTAARLDGDTYVLSGVKHFITSGDLADYATVFAVTDKNLGARGGITAFWVDLNQPGVTRGKNDAKMGLYGSHTCELIFQDAKVPADHVIGKVGMGFITAMKTLDMGRLSLGAGCVGGSQILLEKAIAHAKERIQFGKPIAKQQAVQFMLADIATEIHAARNMVYHGAWKADRGERFSLEAAMVKRYCSDMAIFVVDRVLQIHGGMGFMKETGIERAYRDARILAIYEGTNEIQRMIIAEELLK is encoded by the coding sequence ATGGCCATCTCGTCGTCGGATAACGGGCTGAACTTCGAGCTCCCGGAGGACCTGAAGCTGCTGAAGCGCTCGATCCGCGAGTTCGTGGAGAAAGAGCTCTGGCCGCTCACCGATCACCTCGAGCAGCACGATGAGATCCCGAAATCCGCGCTCGACAAGATGAAGGAAATGGGACTCTTCGGGTTGCCCTTCAGCGAAGAGTACGGCGGCGCCGGGATCGGCGAATTCGGTTATTGCGTTGCGCTCGAAGAACTTGGCCGCGCGAGCTCCGCATTCTCCAACGTCCTTGGCGCGCATTGCAGCATCGGCGTGATGGCGCTTTATCTCGACGGCAGCGACGCGCTCAAGAAGCGTTACATGCCCACCTTGTGCGCGGGCGAAAAACTCGGCTGTTTCGCCCTATCGGAGCCGGCCGCCGGATCGGATGCCGCGAATATCCAGACCGCGGCGCGCCTGGACGGCGACACGTACGTGCTCAGCGGCGTCAAGCACTTCATCACCAGCGGCGACTTAGCGGACTACGCGACGGTCTTCGCCGTGACCGACAAGAATCTCGGCGCGCGCGGCGGCATCACGGCGTTCTGGGTGGACCTTAATCAGCCCGGCGTCACGCGCGGCAAGAACGACGCGAAGATGGGCTTGTACGGAAGCCATACCTGCGAATTGATCTTCCAAGATGCCAAAGTCCCGGCCGATCACGTCATCGGCAAAGTCGGCATGGGTTTTATCACCGCGATGAAGACGCTCGACATGGGCAGGCTTTCACTCGGCGCCGGCTGCGTCGGCGGATCGCAAATATTGCTCGAGAAAGCGATCGCCCACGCCAAGGAACGCATCCAATTCGGCAAACCGATCGCGAAGCAGCAGGCCGTGCAATTCATGCTCGCCGACATCGCTACGGAGATCCATGCAGCACGTAACATGGTCTATCACGGCGCGTGGAAAGCCGATCGCGGCGAACGATTCTCTCTTGAAGCCGCGATGGTCAAACGTTACTGCTCCGACATGGCGATCTTTGTCGTCGACCGCGTGCTGCAGATACACGGTGGCATGGGCTTCATGAAAGAGACCGGCATCGAGCGCGCCTACCGCGATGCACGCATTCTCGCGATCTACGAAGGCACGAACGAGATCCAGCGCATGATCATCGCCGAAGAGCTTCTGAAGTAG
- the rsfS gene encoding ribosome silencing factor: MTGRPKKKVAATRITTRQRESLAPKRAGIASASATVKTLTDAEVRRLADDCRAAAVEKKAEAVLVLDIRKKAAFADYFVVATGRSIIQARAIADAVVEASETKFGSPVRVEGYKDGTWILVDYGAVIVHVFTPPAREFYNLERLWGKPAAARR; this comes from the coding sequence ATGACAGGACGGCCTAAGAAAAAGGTCGCGGCAACCCGGATCACAACGCGACAGCGCGAATCACTCGCGCCGAAACGCGCTGGGATCGCGTCGGCCAGTGCCACGGTCAAGACGCTGACCGACGCCGAGGTCCGGCGGCTTGCCGACGATTGTCGCGCGGCCGCGGTAGAGAAGAAGGCGGAAGCGGTTCTCGTGCTGGATATCCGGAAGAAAGCGGCGTTTGCAGATTATTTCGTCGTTGCGACCGGCCGCTCGATCATCCAAGCGCGCGCCATCGCCGATGCCGTCGTAGAAGCGTCGGAGACGAAATTCGGATCTCCGGTCCGCGTCGAAGGTTATAAAGACGGGACGTGGATATTGGTGGACTACGGTGCGGTGATCGTGCACGTCTTCACACCGCCGGCGCGCGAATTCTACAATCTTGAACGGTTGTGGGGCAAACCCGCAGCAGCGAGGAGATAA
- the yqeK gene encoding bis(5'-nucleosyl)-tetraphosphatase (symmetrical) YqeK translates to MRSRLTPERYRHCVSVARAAEKLAAHHGAPTLKARIAGLVHDIARLWTPAELLAYADRHGLPVSAVERTYPVLLHAAVGADIARRDFAIDDPDILGAIARHTVAVPGMSALEKIVYEADTFEPGRTFADRERLEMLAYTSLDAGLLACIMSSIQYLNGRQIPLAAETLALHDELVKSHDRTA, encoded by the coding sequence ATGCGATCGCGCCTGACGCCGGAGCGCTACCGGCACTGCGTCAGCGTCGCCCGAGCCGCGGAGAAACTCGCTGCGCATCATGGCGCTCCAACGCTGAAGGCTCGCATTGCCGGCCTCGTGCACGACATCGCGCGGTTGTGGACCCCCGCAGAACTGCTCGCGTATGCGGATCGCCACGGGCTGCCGGTCTCCGCCGTCGAACGCACGTATCCGGTTCTGTTGCATGCCGCGGTCGGCGCCGACATCGCGCGCCGTGATTTTGCGATCGACGATCCGGACATACTCGGTGCGATCGCGCGCCATACGGTAGCCGTACCCGGCATGAGCGCCCTGGAAAAAATCGTCTACGAAGCGGACACGTTCGAACCGGGCCGCACGTTTGCCGACCGCGAACGCCTTGAGATGCTCGCATACACGTCGCTCGATGCCGGGCTGCTCGCTTGCATCATGTCTTCCATTCAATATCTCAACGGGCGGCAGATACCATTGGCCGCCGAAACACTCGCGCTACACGATGAGTTGGTGAAATCGCATGACAGGACGGCCTAA
- the rimI gene encoding ribosomal protein S18-alanine N-acetyltransferase, translating into MKSPPRSLEIEPMRVEDIPVVLEVESLCFPTPWPRNAFQNELTDNRLAHYFVGRCGDEVVAYGGLWVILEDAHITTIAVHPRHQRNHFGERLLVALLEESIERGACWVTLEVRESNVAAQNLYKKYGFTIVNTRRGYYSDNDENALVMWAGNLKGEIFRNRLAVMKAGLD; encoded by the coding sequence ATGAAATCGCCTCCGCGAAGTCTGGAAATCGAGCCGATGCGCGTCGAGGACATACCGGTCGTCCTCGAGGTTGAATCGCTCTGTTTTCCGACACCGTGGCCGCGCAACGCATTCCAGAACGAATTGACCGACAATCGCCTCGCGCATTACTTCGTCGGCAGGTGTGGCGACGAAGTCGTCGCCTATGGCGGCCTCTGGGTGATCCTCGAAGACGCGCACATCACCACGATCGCAGTGCACCCCCGCCATCAGCGCAATCACTTCGGCGAACGATTGCTCGTTGCGCTCTTGGAAGAATCGATCGAGCGCGGCGCTTGCTGGGTGACGCTGGAAGTGCGCGAATCGAACGTCGCGGCCCAGAATCTTTATAAGAAGTACGGCTTCACCATCGTCAACACGCGCCGCGGTTACTATTCCGACAACGACGAGAACGCGCTCGTGATGTGGGCGGGCAATCTCAAAGGCGAGATATTTCGCAATCGGCTCGCGGTCATGAAAGCGGGCCTGGACTGA
- the tsaB gene encoding tRNA (adenosine(37)-N6)-threonylcarbamoyltransferase complex dimerization subunit type 1 TsaB, whose protein sequence is MTRPGTVVGIHTGGRVEVAVQRGDAAASDGTDRQALEGVLPLVRRCLEELQTDVASIEAVAACCGPGSFTGLRIGVAFAKSLAQALDVPAIGVSAFDVEAALREEDTQAAPAVVVVEGKREFYYARIYSRASRSDFLSVAGTRDEIAAAARDSLGEASGAAAAAQAIRGSVRAIGSRARAVVKLGTEAIAAGAAADWRSLAIDYGQRPNAVVNWERRHGRT, encoded by the coding sequence GTGACGCGTCCTGGAACCGTCGTCGGCATACACACCGGCGGCCGCGTTGAGGTCGCGGTCCAGCGCGGGGACGCAGCGGCATCGGATGGCACCGATCGACAAGCGCTCGAGGGAGTGTTGCCGCTCGTGCGCCGTTGTCTTGAGGAGTTGCAGACCGATGTCGCGAGCATCGAAGCAGTCGCCGCCTGTTGCGGACCCGGATCGTTCACCGGATTGCGGATCGGCGTTGCGTTCGCGAAAAGTCTCGCGCAAGCGCTCGACGTGCCCGCGATCGGTGTCTCAGCGTTCGACGTTGAAGCAGCACTGCGTGAAGAGGATACACAGGCGGCTCCAGCGGTCGTCGTGGTGGAGGGAAAGCGTGAGTTCTACTACGCGCGCATCTACAGCCGGGCGTCACGCAGCGACTTTCTCAGCGTTGCGGGCACGCGCGATGAGATCGCGGCGGCCGCGCGCGATTCGTTGGGTGAAGCGTCGGGTGCGGCCGCTGCGGCGCAAGCCATTCGCGGATCGGTGCGTGCGATCGGATCCCGCGCGCGCGCCGTCGTGAAGCTGGGTACCGAGGCGATTGCGGCCGGCGCGGCGGCCGATTGGCGCAGCCTCGCGATCGACTATGGGCAACGGCCGAACGCGGTCGTGAATTGGGAGCGGCGACACGGTCGAACCTAA
- the tsaE gene encoding tRNA (adenosine(37)-N6)-threonylcarbamoyltransferase complex ATPase subunit type 1 TsaE has product MNVARRAKLGECAASVIKGSVSTRSIPALRVAVEGVQRERRVGFGKRDVMFVRRIATEKDMRAFGAALAETCPPGTVVLLRGPLGAGKTTLADGFIAALGGGHATSPTFTIAHRHDGGRMPMSHLDLFRLDGPAQVEELDLAQYLPPDGIALVEWPERAGETVWPADRIEISISLDGESRNATVETFGRCVGVLT; this is encoded by the coding sequence ATGAACGTAGCGCGCCGAGCGAAGCTCGGCGAATGCGCTGCTAGTGTGATCAAAGGTTCGGTTTCCACGCGGAGTATCCCCGCTTTGCGCGTCGCAGTCGAGGGTGTGCAGAGGGAACGACGTGTCGGGTTTGGTAAGCGCGACGTGATGTTTGTGAGGCGCATCGCGACGGAAAAGGACATGCGCGCGTTCGGCGCAGCGCTCGCGGAAACGTGTCCGCCGGGCACGGTCGTGCTATTGCGCGGACCGCTCGGCGCCGGCAAGACGACCCTCGCGGACGGCTTCATCGCAGCACTTGGCGGCGGTCACGCGACGAGTCCGACATTCACCATCGCGCATCGTCACGATGGCGGGCGTATGCCGATGTCGCATCTCGACCTCTTCCGGCTCGATGGCCCCGCGCAAGTCGAAGAACTCGACCTCGCGCAATACTTGCCGCCCGACGGCATCGCGCTCGTCGAGTGGCCGGAACGTGCCGGCGAGACGGTCTGGCCTGCGGATCGGATCGAAATTTCGATCTCATTGGACGGCGAAAGCCGCAACGCGACAGTCGAGACTTTCGGTCGCTGCGTCGGCGTTCTCACGTGA
- the gyrA gene encoding DNA gyrase subunit A yields the protein MTPKDDDRPRDGRDSDKKKKPEISFEEYRHTSPSDRVIGVNVEDEMRRSYLDYAMSVIVARALPDVRDGLKPVHRRILFAMSQLGLNPDKAHRKCAGTVGEVMKNYHPHGDVSIYDSLVRMAQNFSLRYPLIDGHGNFGSVDGDPPAAMRYTESRLASLALEMLADIDKETVDFVPNYDSSTREPSLLPARVPNLLINGSSGIAVGMATNIPPHNMTEISDALIALIDDRDLSDDALLKIVTGPDFPTAGLILGREGIRQSYLTGRGSIIMRGKHEFEELRGGKQAIVITEIPFQVNKARLIETMAQLVTDKKVAGVSDLRDESDRKGMRIVLELKRDAQPQLLLNQLYKHTPLQTSFGVNNVALVNGAPRTLTLRQMLDEYIEHRKVVVTRRSQYELRKAKERAHILEGYRIALDHIDAIIKLIRASQTTDEARAGLMKKFKLSEIQANAILDLRLQRLVALERQKIEDEYVELLKTIANLEDILRSERRVYAIVKDETLAAKKKYGDKRRTQIVEAEGEFEIEDLIPDTEVVITVTDVGYIKRQPVDAFRAQNRGGRGITGVNLKKEDVPRYLFAATTHQHIMFFTNRGRVYQMPAHHVPDASRQARGTALINLLTLPPGEIVTAVLPVKRGDTSGYLVMATKKGYIKKSLRSDFQNVRRNGLIAINLMEGDELLHVVQTDGKAELILATTGGYAVRFDEKRVRSMGRASRGVRAVRLGTRDRVQALDVVTKDRREVLVLTSKGYGKRTDIDMYRKTNRGGKGIKTFNKTEKNGEIVEQMLVKPDDDIMCVDSSGVVIRVRAFEIRETGRSAQGVRVKRLDEGVELIAATNIGKHEESAEKLV from the coding sequence TTGACGCCTAAAGACGACGATCGTCCGCGCGACGGACGCGACAGCGACAAGAAGAAAAAGCCCGAGATAAGCTTCGAGGAATATCGCCACACCAGCCCCTCGGATCGGGTAATCGGCGTCAACGTCGAAGACGAGATGCGCAGGTCGTATCTCGACTACGCCATGAGTGTCATCGTCGCGCGGGCCTTGCCCGATGTGCGCGACGGCCTGAAACCGGTCCACCGCCGGATACTCTTCGCCATGTCGCAGCTCGGGCTCAATCCGGATAAGGCGCATCGCAAGTGCGCCGGTACCGTCGGCGAAGTGATGAAGAATTACCACCCGCACGGCGACGTCTCCATCTACGATTCGCTCGTGCGCATGGCGCAGAATTTCAGCTTGCGCTATCCGCTCATCGACGGCCACGGCAATTTCGGTTCGGTCGACGGCGATCCGCCCGCGGCCATGCGCTATACGGAATCGCGCCTGGCGTCGTTGGCGCTCGAGATGCTCGCCGACATCGACAAAGAGACCGTCGATTTCGTCCCCAACTACGACTCGTCCACGCGCGAACCGTCGCTGCTGCCAGCGCGCGTTCCCAATCTTTTGATCAACGGTTCTTCGGGCATCGCCGTGGGCATGGCCACGAATATCCCGCCGCACAACATGACCGAGATCAGCGACGCGCTCATCGCGCTGATCGACGATCGCGATCTCAGTGACGACGCACTGCTGAAGATCGTGACCGGACCCGACTTTCCCACCGCCGGCCTCATCTTGGGGCGCGAAGGCATCCGCCAGAGCTACCTCACCGGCCGCGGCTCGATCATCATGCGCGGCAAACACGAATTCGAGGAACTGCGCGGCGGCAAACAGGCCATCGTCATCACGGAGATCCCGTTCCAGGTCAACAAAGCGCGTCTCATCGAGACCATGGCGCAGCTCGTCACCGACAAAAAAGTGGCGGGAGTCTCCGATCTTCGCGATGAGAGCGACCGCAAAGGCATGCGCATCGTCCTCGAACTCAAACGCGATGCGCAGCCGCAGCTGCTGTTGAACCAACTCTACAAACACACGCCGCTGCAGACGAGCTTCGGCGTGAACAACGTCGCGCTGGTGAACGGCGCGCCGCGCACGCTTACGCTGCGGCAGATGCTCGACGAGTACATCGAACACCGTAAGGTCGTCGTCACGCGGCGTTCGCAGTACGAGTTGCGCAAGGCCAAAGAGCGGGCGCATATTCTCGAAGGCTACCGCATCGCGCTCGACCATATCGACGCGATCATCAAGTTGATCCGCGCGTCGCAGACCACCGACGAAGCGCGCGCCGGCCTGATGAAGAAATTCAAGCTCTCGGAGATCCAAGCCAACGCGATCCTCGACCTTCGCCTACAGCGCCTCGTAGCGCTCGAGCGCCAAAAGATCGAAGACGAGTACGTCGAGCTGCTCAAGACCATCGCGAATCTCGAGGACATCCTGCGCAGCGAGCGCCGCGTGTACGCGATCGTCAAAGACGAGACGCTTGCCGCCAAAAAGAAATACGGCGACAAGCGCCGCACGCAGATCGTGGAAGCCGAAGGCGAGTTCGAGATCGAGGATCTCATCCCGGACACCGAGGTCGTCATCACCGTCACCGACGTGGGCTATATCAAGCGCCAGCCGGTGGACGCGTTCCGCGCGCAGAACCGCGGCGGCCGCGGCATCACGGGCGTCAATTTGAAAAAGGAAGACGTGCCGCGCTATCTGTTCGCGGCGACCACGCACCAGCACATCATGTTCTTCACCAACCGCGGCCGCGTGTATCAGATGCCCGCGCACCACGTTCCCGATGCATCTCGTCAGGCGCGCGGCACGGCGCTCATCAACTTGCTCACGCTGCCGCCGGGAGAGATCGTCACCGCCGTGCTGCCGGTGAAGCGCGGCGACACTTCGGGCTACTTGGTGATGGCCACAAAAAAGGGCTATATCAAGAAGTCGCTGCGCTCCGATTTCCAAAACGTTCGGCGAAACGGGCTCATCGCGATCAACCTCATGGAAGGCGATGAGCTGCTGCACGTCGTGCAAACCGACGGCAAGGCGGAACTCATCCTCGCCACCACCGGCGGGTACGCGGTGCGCTTCGACGAGAAGCGCGTCCGCTCGATGGGCCGTGCCAGCCGCGGCGTGCGCGCGGTGCGGCTTGGCACGCGCGATCGCGTCCAGGCGCTCGACGTCGTCACCAAGGACCGGCGCGAGGTTCTCGTCCTCACGAGCAAGGGCTACGGTAAGCGCACCGACATCGATATGTATCGCAAGACCAACCGCGGCGGCAAAGGCATCAAGACGTTCAATAAGACGGAGAAGAACGGTGAGATCGTCGAGCAGATGCTCGTCAAACCGGACGACGACATCATGTGCGTTGACAGCTCAGGCGTCGTCATCCGGGTGCG